The following are from one region of the Geoalkalibacter subterraneus genome:
- a CDS encoding MSCRAMM family protein, whose protein sequence is MKIAHFCRSALRLLIVALVAGCAWHTPQQTGDVTEYLTQDGKTGLTGHVYVSDTSNPLAGAYVNVYPDTLSNLLGPSQFISSPTDEQGRYTIENVPPGTYYIVARKRQSGHPTGPLAPGDYYSQNERITAEVRAGKLARVDIPVVPMKAPMFFKKAVTDQRSDTGICGRLVDPQGQPVPGSFAIAYLDDDLKRAPDFASTLTDQQGRFVLYLPDGGEYYLAGRVHAWDMPRPGEPYGIYGSTEPEPLKVEKGSFIEEVEILMTPFSGEYKPGKSRRPAIGSGQEK, encoded by the coding sequence ATGAAGATCGCGCATTTTTGCCGTTCAGCTCTCCGTCTGCTCATCGTTGCCCTCGTGGCCGGCTGTGCATGGCATACGCCACAGCAAACAGGGGATGTCACTGAATATCTGACGCAGGACGGAAAAACAGGCCTGACCGGGCATGTCTACGTCAGCGATACATCCAATCCTCTCGCGGGCGCCTACGTCAATGTTTATCCCGACACCCTCTCGAATCTACTCGGACCTTCTCAATTCATCTCCAGCCCTACCGACGAACAGGGGCGTTATACCATCGAAAATGTGCCGCCGGGAACCTATTACATCGTCGCCCGCAAGCGCCAAAGCGGCCACCCGACCGGCCCTCTGGCCCCTGGAGATTACTACTCGCAGAACGAGCGCATTACCGCCGAGGTGAGGGCGGGCAAGCTGGCCCGCGTGGATATCCCCGTGGTCCCCATGAAAGCTCCCATGTTTTTCAAAAAAGCGGTCACTGATCAACGTTCGGATACCGGCATATGCGGAAGGCTGGTCGACCCGCAGGGGCAACCGGTGCCCGGCAGCTTCGCTATTGCATATCTGGATGATGATCTCAAGCGGGCCCCTGATTTCGCCTCCACTCTCACCGATCAGCAGGGGCGCTTCGTGCTGTACCTGCCTGATGGCGGCGAATACTATCTGGCCGGTCGTGTTCATGCCTGGGATATGCCGCGCCCCGGCGAGCCTTACGGCATTTACGGCAGCACAGAACCTGAACCGCTGAAAGTGGAAAAAGGATCGTTCATTGAAGAAGTGGAGATTTTAATGACGCCGTTTTCCGGGGAATACAAGCCCGGCAAAAGCCGTCGCCCTGCGATCGGCTCAGGGCAGGAAAAGTAG
- a CDS encoding HDOD domain-containing protein gives MYNDYQTIVEHLGDLPPMPAVAIKVLELLKNPYCSAKLLAKAISHDAAVSGRILRIANSPMYGRQKRVTTLEGAIVVLGENTLRTLVLETSLRGINKSFGRLERMLWEDSIGCAIGARIIARRLDIGDPEELFIAGLFRHIGKVVMSNHDKDAYQHVLDTAKTAGEGLIDIERAFFAFSHEMVGAAVLDNWNLPAPMIQSALHHHDLTLAESVDPDLEEQVAVINLAGLLCRSLGIGQESPDEQIDIEDSPGARALELDEDQIDDIRHDLENLFARERDFFLVATR, from the coding sequence ATGTATAACGATTATCAGACCATTGTAGAGCACCTCGGGGATCTCCCCCCGATGCCGGCGGTCGCCATCAAGGTGCTCGAACTGCTGAAGAACCCCTATTGCTCGGCCAAGCTGCTCGCCAAAGCCATTTCCCATGACGCAGCCGTGTCCGGACGCATCCTGCGCATCGCCAACTCCCCCATGTACGGTCGCCAGAAACGGGTCACGACCCTTGAGGGCGCCATCGTCGTTCTGGGGGAAAACACGTTGAGAACGCTGGTTCTTGAGACCAGCCTGCGCGGCATCAACAAAAGCTTCGGGCGACTGGAACGCATGCTGTGGGAGGACTCCATCGGCTGTGCAATCGGCGCACGCATCATCGCCCGGCGCCTCGATATCGGCGACCCGGAAGAGTTGTTCATCGCCGGCCTGTTCCGTCATATCGGCAAAGTCGTCATGAGCAACCACGACAAGGACGCCTACCAGCATGTTCTGGATACCGCAAAAACCGCGGGGGAGGGATTGATCGACATTGAGCGGGCCTTCTTCGCCTTTTCCCATGAGATGGTCGGCGCCGCGGTCCTCGACAACTGGAACCTTCCAGCGCCGATGATTCAAAGCGCTCTTCATCATCACGACCTGACCCTTGCGGAATCGGTGGATCCGGACCTGGAAGAACAGGTTGCCGTGATCAACCTGGCCGGACTTTTATGCCGCAGCCTGGGGATCGGCCAGGAAAGCCCCGACGAACAGATTGACATTGAGGACTCGCCGGGCGCCCGAGCCCTTGAACTCGACGAAGACCAGATCGATGATATCCGCCACGATCTGGAGAACCTGTTCGCCAGAGAACGTGACTTTTTCCTGGTCGCCACCCGCTGA
- a CDS encoding DUF342 domain-containing protein: MSEKQTEQGQEKKPDNVLLEEDNERHSLVLEVVKNAMECRLSVTPKSKSGQLEKDEVIDLLADQGVTQGLVDNQIRAMCRDLSKGKTANSFLVAEGKEPKPGPDGYLELFVKAAAETPDYHEDEEGNIDFRTLNFFTNVFPEQEIGVIRPPEYGDEGYTVTGEPLPPLLGKPLKLTVGSGARLKEDGKTVISEIEGRVLYDGKTVSVTEEYVVPGDVDLSVGNIDFRGFVEVRGDVLDDFDIHSGKGILVKGNVGICEISSAGDIALGGMAGQGRGRIVCGGNLVTTYLNDVTVECEGDVFVKNEVRNARIYASGIVSLPNGNIFGGETYGLGGIEVKNAGAASGIKTRLYAGIDYTQIKLAQQRDEAQLEFVEINDQLAILSQLLKQNKMLSADDKKKVIELSARINEINQLKEELEEKIARARVLAKKKANGKINIKGRIGEGVILHIGDTTEEIKIERQSAVSIIENRKAQGFHFLSLTPLSTSAEELEKEIEEDAEDDDVPAEWGQ; this comes from the coding sequence ATGAGCGAGAAACAGACCGAGCAGGGGCAGGAAAAAAAACCGGACAACGTTTTACTGGAAGAAGATAACGAGCGGCACAGCCTCGTCCTTGAAGTCGTCAAAAACGCCATGGAATGCCGCCTTTCCGTCACCCCGAAAAGCAAATCCGGACAGCTCGAAAAAGACGAAGTCATCGACCTGCTTGCCGACCAGGGAGTGACCCAGGGGTTGGTGGACAACCAGATCCGGGCAATGTGCCGTGACCTGTCCAAAGGCAAGACGGCCAACAGTTTCCTGGTGGCCGAAGGCAAGGAACCGAAACCCGGGCCGGACGGCTACCTGGAACTGTTCGTCAAGGCTGCCGCCGAGACCCCCGATTACCATGAAGACGAAGAAGGCAATATCGATTTTCGCACTCTGAATTTTTTCACCAACGTCTTTCCGGAGCAGGAGATCGGCGTTATCCGCCCGCCCGAGTACGGCGACGAAGGTTATACGGTCACTGGTGAGCCCCTGCCCCCCCTTCTCGGCAAGCCGTTGAAGCTGACGGTTGGATCAGGCGCGCGGCTTAAGGAAGACGGCAAAACGGTTATTTCGGAAATTGAAGGGCGCGTCCTCTACGACGGCAAGACGGTTTCGGTCACAGAGGAGTACGTCGTGCCGGGAGATGTGGACCTTTCGGTGGGCAACATCGATTTTCGCGGATTCGTCGAAGTGCGCGGCGACGTGCTGGACGACTTTGACATTCACTCCGGCAAGGGGATTCTGGTCAAGGGCAACGTGGGGATCTGCGAGATCTCCTCCGCCGGGGACATTGCCCTCGGCGGCATGGCGGGGCAGGGGCGCGGGCGCATCGTATGTGGCGGCAACCTGGTGACCACCTACCTCAACGACGTCACCGTCGAGTGCGAGGGCGATGTTTTCGTCAAGAACGAAGTCCGCAATGCCCGTATTTACGCCTCGGGGATCGTCAGCCTGCCCAACGGCAACATCTTCGGCGGCGAAACCTACGGCCTCGGCGGCATCGAAGTCAAAAACGCCGGCGCGGCCAGCGGCATCAAAACCCGCCTCTACGCCGGGATCGACTACACCCAGATCAAGCTGGCCCAGCAGCGTGACGAGGCTCAGCTTGAATTTGTCGAAATTAACGACCAGCTCGCCATCCTGAGCCAACTGCTCAAACAGAACAAGATGCTGAGCGCGGACGACAAGAAGAAGGTTATCGAGCTGTCTGCGCGCATAAATGAGATCAACCAGCTTAAGGAAGAGCTTGAGGAAAAAATCGCGCGGGCCCGCGTCCTCGCCAAGAAGAAGGCCAACGGCAAAATCAATATCAAAGGACGAATCGGCGAAGGGGTCATTCTACACATCGGGGACACAACTGAAGAGATCAAGATCGAGCGCCAGAGCGCCGTTTCCATTATTGAAAACCGCAAAGCCCAGGGATTCCACTTCCTGAGCCTGACCCCTCTTTCCACCTCGGCGGAAGAACTCGAAAAAGAGATCGAAGAAGACGCAGAGGACGACGATGTGCCCGCCGAGTGGGGGCAGTAG